The DNA window CAAACGTCAATGAATCCAATTCGGTTTTTTTTGTAACCTTACCAATCATTTGGTACATATCTCCAAAATCTCCTATCCTGAATGTATTCTCCGTCTGATTTCCTGCTTTAATCATATTAATAATATTCGTATTGCCGGTTCCTTTTTGGATGTGATAACGCCCAGGTTTAAAACGTTGGGCAAGATCCTTATCTTTTGCCACGGTTTCAAATGATTCTTTATTCTGTATATATGGAGCAATAGAATCTAAGACCTGTTTAAAACTTGCCCCATGGGGAATTAAAACATAACCTTCCTTTTCTACGTTATTGCCGTAATATGTATTATAAAATCTTAACCCAAAAAATCCCGCAACTACTACAATAAGTAGGACGATAATGAGAATAGTTTTTTTCATTATTAAATAATTGATTAAAAGTTTTCTGTTTTTAAACTAGGTCAACCTTTCCTCTAAAAACTTGCTTTGCAGGCCCTTCCAGCCAAATGTTTTGGAAAGAATTTCCCTCTTTTTCAGCATAAACCTTTAGATTTCCACCCAAAGTTTTAACTTTTACAGAGATTAGATTGTTTTTTTGTAGAAAAGTTAAAGCCGATGCTGTAACTCCTGTTCCGCAGCTGAAAGTTTCATCCTCAACGCCTCGTTCATAGGTTCTTACGAAAATTTCATCATCAGTGATCTTTTCAACAAAATTCACATTGATTCCTTTTTCTTTATAATTTTTTGAATTCCTGATGCCGTTTCCTTCTGCAAAAACGTTGTAGGTAACAAGATCTTCAACATACTTTACATAATGTGGTGACCCCGTGTTCATTACTGTAGCTTCTCCATCATTGGAAATAGTATTCACATCGATCATTTTTAATTTGACAATTCCATTATGAATTTCAGCATCATGTTCTCCATCTATAGCGATAAATTTGCACTTGTTTTCAAAGATATCCAAGAAAAAAGCAAAGGCAACCAGGCATCTTCCCCCGTTTCCACACATGGTACTTTCTCCACCATCGGAATTATAATATACCATTTTGAAATCATACTTTTCATCATTCTCTAATAGAATAAGGCCATCTGCACCAATTCCAAAGCGTCTGTCACAAAGCTTTTCAATGATCTGCTTATCCTTTGGAAACTGTAAATCACGGTTATCTACCATTACAAAATCGTTTCCTGTACCCTGATATTTATAAAATTCCATACTTTCTTTCTCTAAAAATAAACATGCAAAATTACTATATTAAAATAAAAAACGAGCAGTGTTTGCTGCTCGTTTTTGTTATTTAGAATAATTATCTTCTGAATCCACTTCCACTGGATCTGTTGGAATTATCTTGTGGCTGAGGATTAGTTTGTGTATTAGTTGGTGTAGTGTTTCTAAATCCGCTGCCACTGTTTGTATTGGTGTTGCTGGAATTATTGTTTCTGAACCCACTGTTGTTATTTTGAGGGCGTTGTGTATTTTGCTGTGGAGCATTTCTGTAGCCACTTCCCTGGTTATTTTTATTGCTGTTTGAATTTGAGTTTCTAAAACCGCTATTGCTGTTATTATTATTGTATCTATTGTTATTATTGTAATTACTATTGCTGTAATTGCTATTATTAGTAGATGTATTTTGCAGACCATAATTAGGTCTTTGTGAAGTAACTGTTCTTCTTTCTACATATACTTTTCTTCTGTTATTATTATTTCCATAGTAATAATAAGGAGCACCGTTATCATAATAATAGTTTACATCATTTCTATAGTAATACCCGTCATTGCCGTAGTATCCACCACTTCCATAATACCCGGACGGAGCATAGTAATTTCCGTTGTTATAATATGGATCTCCATAACCACTATTAGCATATCCATCAGAATAGGCTAAACAAGATGTTAAACTAACGATAGTGAAAAAACTAAATGTTATTTTTAATAAATTTTTCATGACTTTATTTTACTTTTTTCTTTAAAACTTTTTTTCCAATTGACGTATCCTATGATCGCCATTATAGTAAATACCAAATATTGAACCGAAGTGATTCCTAGACCCTTAAAAATCATCATTGGCATGCAAATAAAATCTCCGATAATCCAGAAGATCCAGTTCTCAATGCGTTGTTTGGCCATAAACCACATTCCAACTAAAAATATAGATGTGGTTAAAACATCAAGCCAATTTGCCCAATCCAAATGATATAATCCCAAATTTGCCCCTTTCATAGAAAAATGATTATCTATATAAGGTTTATAATAATATATGATGGTAACTAATAACAAACTAACAATAAAAAGTATGCTGGCAAATATCCACTCTTTTTTTGTAGCCCATGAAACCTGTACATGAATGTTATCATCAGAATTTTTAGCCCATAGTATCCATCCGTATACACTCATTGCAGTATAATATACATTAATCATACAATCGCCCAGCAATCCGAAGTTGAAAAGTATATAAACATAAATTAAGGTAGAAATAATACCTGTTGGATATACCCAAATGTTTTTTTTGATCGAGAAATAAACGCTGAGAATACCAAAGAATGTGCCCATGGCTTCAAGCATAATTTGTAAAGCAGTATAGTATTCATACGGTTTTACAAAAAGATCATATAGATTCATGTGTTCAAAAATAAGGAAAAATTCATTATACTCGAAAAATGAGTTGAATGGTATGCTAATCAGTTTTTTATGTTCTTAAATATAAATTTAATAATGAAAGTTTATCAATAATTGTTAGTATTTGTAAATTTTTTATACTTTCGTAAATCTTAAATAAACAATAAAATATGTCTAAAATTTGGGTTAAAAAACCAATGAGCGCTTATGAAGCTGATATTAAAAAAAGCGAGCTGAAACGCGTTTTGGGAAAATGGAGCCTTACTGCTATTGGAATTGGAGCAATTATCGGAGGTGGGATTTTTGTACTTACAGGAACCGGAGCGTATTATAATGCAGGACCTGCATTAGCTCTTTCTTTTGTAATTGCGGGGATTGCGTGTGTGTTTGCTGCTCTATGTTATGCAGAATTTGCTTCCATACTCCCTGTAGAAGGTTCGGCTTATGCTTATGCTTACGGAACAGTAGGTGAGATCTTCGCCTGGATAATAGGGTGGGGACTAATTCTGGAATATGCGATGGGATCTATGACGGTCGCCGTATCCTGGTCAGGATATTTCGGAAAACTACTCAAAATGTTCGGATTGCATTTACCAGCTTGGCTTACCACGGATCCACAAACATATTGGGCTGCCGGAAATTCAGGCTTTTCAATGAATTTACCCGCATTTTTGATCGTATTATTTGTTATATCAATTTTAGTTAGAGGAACAAAAGGAGCTGCTAAGGCAAATAACTTTATTGTAATCCTTAAAGTTTCGGCTATTATTTTTGTAATTATTGCCGGAGTTTTCTTTATTAATACAGCAAACTGGACACCTTTTATTCCTGAAGCAACAACGATCACAGAAAATGGAGTTTCCCATTCTGCCTATGGTTTTGGTGGGGTCGTAGCCGGAGCTTCAGCTATTTTCTTTGCATATGTAGGATTCGATGCCGTTTCTACACAGGCAGGGGAGGCGATTAATCCTAAAAAGGATGTACCTTTTGCTATTATTACTTCATTAATAATTTGTACGCTTTTATATATATTGGTGTCATTGGTATTAACAGGAATGATGCATTATACAGATTTTAACCCTCTTGGGAAATATCCTGATGCAATTAAAGCTCCTGTAGCTTATGCTTTTGATATTGCAGGACAAGCTTGGGCTGGTTATATCATTACAATTGCAGCAACGATAGGTTTAATTTCCGTATTAATGGTAATGATCATGGGGCAATCAAGAATCTTTTTAGGAATGTCTAAAGATGGATTGATCCCTGCTACATTTTCAAAGGTAAATCCTAAAACAGGAGTTCCTACGAAAAATCTACTTATTTTGGGTGTTGTAATTTCTGTTATTGCTTCTTTAACACCTATTAATGATTTAGCACACATGACAAGTTTCGGAACTTTGTTCGCATTTACAATGGTTTGTGTTGCAGTTTGGGTATTAAGAGTTAAAGAACCAAATTTACAGAGAAACTTTAAAGTTCCTGCTTTACCTTTAATTGCTTGCTTAGGTATTTTAATTAATGTGTATTTGATTTTCAATTTAAGTAGAGAAGCTAAAATGTATTCTTTTGCCTGGTTGATTATTGGTTTCATTATTTATTTCTTGTACAGTAAAAGAAATTCTAAGCTCCAAAATGGAGGTTATGGTGAAACTTTTAAAGCTGAACAGGAGCCTTTGGAAAAACCAAATACAGATTTATAAAAAATAAAAGTTAAAAAATCCACAGGAAGCTGTGGATTTTTTATTTTTGTCTACTATGAAAAAGATTTTACCATTTTTACTTTTCTTTTTAGGAATATTTTCATTCTCTCAGGAAGTTAGCTTTGAGACTGTTTTTAATGACAAAATTAGCATTAGAGCCATTGAAATATGGGACAATAAAGTCTGGTTTAGTGGAACAGATTCTAAATTTGGTTTTGTAGATCTAAAGAATCCTCAAGATCAAAAACAAATTAAATTGTCTGAAGGAAGATTGCAGTTCCGTACACTGGGACAAAATAAAAATCATTTTTATGCCATCAATATCGAAAGTCCGGCTCTCTTTTTTGAAATTGATAAAAAAGACCTGAAATCGAAAACGGTATTTAAAGACACGGTGAAAACAGCATTTTATGATGCTCTGCATTTTGTTAATGATAACTTAGCCTACAGCTTCAGTGATTCTGATGCTAATGATAACTTAAAATTAGCAATTCTAAAAAATGGAGAATGGAGCTCATTTAAAAATGATGTCATTTTAAATAAAGGAGAAGCGGCCTTTGCTGCCAGTAATACTAATATCGCTTCTAATAAAAAATATCTATGGATTGCTACAGGAGGAAAGGCTTCCAGGATTATCAGATTAAATTTTAAGACAGAAAAATTTGAAATTTTTAATACTCCTTTTATTCAGGGAGAATCTTCACAAGGAATGTATTCTATAGACTTTTATGATGATCAGTTTGGAATTGCAGTAGGTGGAGATTATACCAAGCAGGCTGATAACATCAATAATATTGCTACTACAGGTGACGGTGGGAAAACATGGCAGATTCAAGCTTCCGGAGCTAATGCAGGTTATACAACATGTGTCAAAATAAGACCAGGTTCAAAAGGGAAAGAAATAATAGCAGTAGGTGATCAACATATCAGTTATTCTTCGGATTTTGGAAAAACTTGGAAGAAAATTTCTGATGAAAAAAATCTATATGTCTGTGAATGGATCGATTCTAATTCTATAGTTTTTGCTGGAAAAGACAGGATTGCGGTACTGAAATTAAAATTTTAAATTTTTAGTATAGACTATATCTCTGTTAATACTACCATTTATCTTATTCTTCACTCTACCTTTGAATAAAATTTGCATGAGAAACCTTAAAATATTTGTTCTTCTCATTTTTCCAGCTTTATTATTCAGTCAAAAGATAAGAGTTTTTATTTTAGCAGGTCAATCCAATATGAATGGATTTGGCTATAATAAAGATCTTCCTGATGATTTAAAAAGTTTTAAAGAGGTATACATTTTTCAGGGAAACTCAGTGCCGGACGGAGATTTGAATGGTGGAACAGGAAAATGGGAAGTTTTAAAGCCAGGAAATGGAACAGGATTTAAGACAGATGGAAGAATAAATATACTTTCAGATAGATTTGGTTTAGAACTTTCTCTGGCAAAAAGGCTAAAAGAGCTTTTTCCGAATGATAAAATTGCTTTAATAAAGTATGCAAGAGAGGGAACATCCATTGATAGTCTTGCTAAAGGAGATTTTGGATGTTGGGATTCTGATTTTCATGGGAAGAACGGAATTAATCAGTATGATAATTTTCTGAAAACAGTTAAAAATGCTTTTTAGGAAACTGATATTGATGGAAATGGTAAGAAAGATGAAATTTTTCCTTCAGGTATTCTATGGATGCAGGGAGAAGGAGATGCAGGTTATAGTGAGGAAATAGCTGATCATTATTATGATCATTTAAAAATATTAATGAATCAAATAAGAGCCACATTACGGACCGACGATCTACCCGTTGTCATTGGAAAAATTTCTGATTCAGGAAAAGATAAAACAGGAAAAGTATGGCCTACAGGCGAATTGGTACAATATGCCCAGGAGAAGTTTGTGAAAAATAATAAGAACTCAGCGATTGTGCGGTCTACTGGAAAATATAATTATGGAAATGATCCATGGCATTACGATAGTGCAGGATATATTGATCTGGGGAAAAGCTTTGCTGAAGAGGTATTTAGACTCATTATAAATTTCGAAAATAAACCCTAATATAATTCATGATTTATAATTCATAAGTTATAGCTAATTTTGCAGAATGAAATTCTTTTGTATTTCATTCGATTTATAAAATTTAAAATTTTTAAATGAATTCTTTAATTGATAAATATAATATTCCGGGACCACGTTATACCTCTTATCCTACTGTTCCATATTGGGATGAGAGTACATTTTCTCCTGAGAAATGGAAAGAAAGTGTGGTAAGATCTTTTCATGAGAGTAACTCTGGTGAAGGAATTTCTATTTATATTCATTTGCCATTTTGTGAAGCCTTATGTACTTTTTGTGCTTGCCATAAACGTATTACAAAACAACATAGCGTTGAAACACCTTATCTTGAAAGTGTTTTAAAAGAATGGAAGCTTTATCTTGAGCTTTTTGAAGAAAAACCGAAATTAAAAGAACTTCATTTAGGTGGTGGAACGCCAACTTTTTTCTCTCCTAAAAATTTAAAAACATTATTAGAAGGGATTTTTGATACTGTTGAGATCGCGGAACATCCTGAATTTTCTTTTGAAGGACATCCCAATAACACAACAAGAGAGCATCTTCAGACTTTGTATGATTTAGGTTTTAGAAGAGTAAGTTTTGGAGTGCAGGATTACGATCCAAAAGTTCAGAAAGCCATCAACAGAATTCAACCTTTCGAAAAAGTAAAAGAGGTAACTGAGCTGGCTAGAGAAATTGGTTACGGAGGAATAAGTCATGATCTTGTTTTTGGACTTCCACACCAGCACTGGGATGCGATGGAGCATACGATTCGTAAAACATTAGAACTAAAACCTGACAGATTAGCTTTTTATTCATATGCTCATGTTCCATGGATCAAAGGGGTAGGGCAGAGAGGTTTTGATGAAAATGACCTACCAAGTGGAGAGGAAAAAAGACGTCTATATGAGGATGGTAAGAGCCTTTTGGAGGAATTAGGTTATATTGAGGTTGGGATGGATCATTTCGCTTTAGAACATGATGATCTGTATCAGTCTTTGATTCAGAAGAAGCTGCATAGGAATTTTATGGGGTATACTTCAAGCAAAACGCAATTAATGGTTGGGCTCGGTATGTCATCAATTTCAGATTCATGGTATGCATTTGCTCAGAATGTAAAAACAGTTGAAGAGTATCAGAAAATAGTTGAAGAAGGAGAAATTCCTGTAGTAAAAGGACATATTTTAAATCATGAAGATTTAATAGTAAGAAGGCATATTTTAAATTTAATGTGTCAGCTTGAAACAACATGGGATATTCAGAATTCTTTTCCTGAATTGGAAAATGCTTTGGAAATGCTGAAGGAAATGGAAAGAGATGATCTGGTTGAAATTCATGATAATCAAATAAAAATTACAGAAAAAGGAAGGGCTTTTACAAGAAATGTAGCGATGGTCTTTGATCTTAGGATGATGCGGAATAAACCTGAAACCAGGATTTTTTCTATGACAATCTAAAAAATGAGGAGGAAGCTTCTTTTTGTAATCATTTATTTATATGCACTTGTATTTAGTGTTTTAAAAACGATTAGATTGCCAAATAATTGGTCCGAAGCACATTGGGTGATGGATTATAAATTTGGTTTTATTAAAAGAGGGCTTGCAGGAGAGCTTTTTAGTTTCTTTTTAGAAAAAACTGAACAAAATATACTATTCATCTCTGTTTTTATATTGATAATTCTGTATGCGTCACTATTATTTATTGCATACAGAGAGACTGTTAGAAGTAAAGAGGGTATTGAGACTGTATTGTTTTATGTAATTTTCTTTTTGTCTCAATATATCATATTTACAGCACATCTTATCGGGTACCTTGATCATTTAATCTTTTTGCTGACAATACTTGTTATCTGGCTTCTCAAATCGAGAAAAGTTTTACTCCCATCAGTACTTGTTTCAATAAGTATCCTGATACATGAAATTTCATTTTTCTTAATGGTTCCTATCTGTTGTTTCGCATTGATTATTAGTGAGATTGATGAGAATGGATTTTCAATAAAAGATATTCTGGCCCGGGGAATGGTAAAGAAAATTTTAATATTTTTAATATTACCTTTAATCACCACGTTTGGGGTGTCTATATATCAGGAAATTCTTGGAACAACTGATCATAGTCAAATATTTAATTATTTGGAGCACTTTCAGTTTATGGATAGAAAAGCTGCTGATTCGGTTGCATCTGCTTATACTGTAAAGTTCACAGAGTATTTCAGTGAAGAAAGTCCACACTTTTTTCAGAGAATATTTGTTTCAAAGGGTTCAATTTTCTTTGGTATTCCCATTCTTTTTATGATGTACCTTGTTTACAGGCGATTCAAAAGAATAAATATCTACCTCCTGTTATTATTGGCCGTCATTGTTCTGTTTCCTTTATGTCTTCATGCTATCGCCTGGGATACCTATAGAATATGGTCTTTTCCTTTTATGATTTTGTTTTTAGGTTTTTGGATATTAAATTCTAAAATAACTTCAAGATCTGATGCCAGTGAAAAAATGTTTTTAATAGAAATAATTTTTGCCGTTATTTCAGTTCTTTTCGTATCATTAGTTCCAAATAACCTGCTTGACAATGAGGTTGAAAGATTTTCATTGTTAGAAAGACTTGTTATTCTTTTACCACTACTGATTATATGGTTTTATTATTATAAAAAAGCCCCAATAAAAATATATTGAGGCTCTCATTTACTTTTATTGAATGATCAGCTTTTGACTATAAGCTTTTAATTCTCCTGATTTAAGGTTGATATAGTATACTCCTGCTGGAATACCTGAAATATCAATACTGTTATCTTTATTAATTTTTATTTGATCTAGAACCTTTCTTCCTTCTGAACTTATAATTTCTACAAATACTTTTGTGTCTTTTAATCCTTCAATAAATACTCTTTTAGAAGCTGGATTTGGATACACTTTAATCTCACTTATATTATTGTTTTCCTGTGTAGAAAGAGTTGTGCTGGTAATTTTATAAATTTTCCCACTGTTAACAGCAGCCACATATAATCCCTTCTGGCTATCTTGTCCGAAACTTGCGAATCCACTACCAGAATATGGAGTTGTCCAAGTAATAGAGTTATCTGAACTTAGTATACCAATCTGATCAGAACAGTAATCCGCAAAAAAATATTTGCCTACCAAAGTAGGATAAAGGCTTCCTCTGTAAACATAGCCTCCGGTTATGGAACATTTTCCGCCAGAATGATCATAAACTGCGATAGGGAATGTCATTGTGGAAGCACTTGCACAACCGTTGGCGTTATAGGCTGTATTTCCTTCGTAGCATCTCCATCCGTAATTGATCCCTGCCTGAGAAATAGGATTTCTGTTGATTTCTTCGATCTGACCTTGGCCGACATCAGCGATCATGGCATTTCCTGTTGTAAGATCAAAAGAAAATTTCCACGCATTTCGAAGACCGTAAGACCATATTTCGTCTGCTCCATCAACACCTACAAAAGGATTGCCTGCTGGAATATTATAAGCATTGGTGGAATTTACATCAATACGCAGCATTTTTCCAAGAAGAGAGTTTTTATTTTGTGCATTGTTATTGGGATCCCCTGCGCTACCGCCATCTCCGGTTACAATCCATAAATTTCCGTCAGGAGCAAAATGAATGCTTCCGCCATTATGATTAGAAAAGGGCTTTGGAATACTTAATAATATTTTCTCTGAATTGGGATCAGCAACATTAGGATCCGTGCTGCTTACAGTATATCGTGCTACAGTAATGTTACCTGTTGTAATATTGTTATAGTACACAAAGAAATACCCATTTGTAGAGTATTGAGGATGGAAAGCTAATCCTAAAAGTCCTCTTTCTCCACCATAAAGAACCTTAGTACTTATGTTTAAAAAATTAATCGTATTGATAGATCCTGTAGGCTGGATAATTTTTATGATCCCATTCTGTTGTACGACAAATAACCGGGTGTCATTGGCATTTGTGATTTCGACAGGACTGGTAAGTCCCGTTGCAAATTCTTCCAGATTAATAGATTGTGAATTAAGGAATAAGGAAGAAAAAATAGTTACAGTAAAAAGTAAATTTTTCATAATATTTTGATATTTAGTGTCTTGTGAAGTTAATGAAAAACAGCTATTAATCAAAATTTGAAAATTTAATAATTTATTGCCGCAAAATTGATGAATCTTAAATAGAAGTCGCGTTGTCGATATATCTGAAAATAAACCATTTCTGTTGTTGAAAGTTCATAAAATATAAAGAAAATCATTATATTTGCCGACTTAATTTAACGTAGTTATAACAAAATGCAAGGAAAAGGACTTATTACAATTGTTGCTATTGTACTGGGGTTGATTTGCTTAAATGAGCTTATACCAACCTGGTACGCCAGCAAAATTGAATCGCAGATTGAAGCTGCGAACGGAAACGAGAAAGAGATCAAGCGATTAAAAGAAGATACTCTAAATCTTGGTTATACAAAGCTTTACTATTCTAAAGCAAAAGACAAAGAAATGAAACTTGGTCTTGACTTGAAAGGAGGGATCAACGTTCTTCTGGAGATCAACCAAAGAGATTTAGTGAATGATTTAACAAATTATTCTTCTAATCCTGTTCTTATCGAAGCTTTAAACAAAACTGACGAAGTTCAGAAGAATTCTACAAAGGCTTATGTTGACAACTTCTTCGATCAATTTGAAGCATTAAACAAAGCAAAAGGGACGAATCTTAAACTTGCAGATCCGGAATTATTCGGAAACACTAATCTTACTGAGATTAAGTACAATACTACTGATGAGCAGGTAAAAAGTATTATCAAAAGAAGAATTGATGCTTCTGTAGGTACTGCTTTTGAGGTAATCAGAACGAGAATTGACAAAATGGGGGCTGTGCAGCCAAATGTTCAGAGAGTACCTGGAACAGCAAGAATTTCTGTTGAAATGCCAGGTATGAAGGATATCGACAAGGTAAAGAAAATGCTTCAGACTTCAGCAAAACTTCAGTTCTGGGAAGTTCAGCAGGTTCCTGAAATCGGACCTTATTTCCAGACTTTAACTACGATGATACCTATTAAAGGGGATTCTATGGGAGTTGCGAAGAATGTAAATTTCATGAATCTTTTACATTTAGATAAGCTAAGAACAAATGGTGTTGCTAGCATAAAGTTATCTGATACTGCTGTAGTTAACAATATTTTAAATAGCAAAGTAGGACAGTCTTTACGTCCTTCTAATATTAAATATACCCAATTCATGTGGGGTTACAAACCTGAAGCTACTGATCCTGAAAGTTTAGTATTATATGCGATCAGAGGTAACATCAACCAAAAAGCACCAGTAGACGGTGCTGTTGAAACAGCTAGCATCAGCTATGATGAGCTGGGAAGAGTAGTGGTTGATATGCAGATGGATTCTAAAGGAGCTAAAGAATGGAAAACATTAACAGAGAAGAACGTTAACAAACCAGTTGCCGTAACTCTTGATAACAGAGTGTATACTGCACCAAATGTAGTAAACGCTATTCCTAACGGTAGAACTCAAATCTCTGGTAACTTCTCTCAGGATGAGGCTAAAGAATTGGTTGACGTTCTAGGAGCAGGTAAATTACCGGCTGGAGCTAAAGTAGTTCAGGCTACACAGGTAGGACCTTCATTAGGACAAGAATCTATTGATGCA is part of the Chryseobacterium paludis genome and encodes:
- the dapF gene encoding diaminopimelate epimerase, translated to MEFYKYQGTGNDFVMVDNRDLQFPKDKQIIEKLCDRRFGIGADGLILLENDEKYDFKMVYYNSDGGESTMCGNGGRCLVAFAFFLDIFENKCKFIAIDGEHDAEIHNGIVKLKMIDVNTISNDGEATVMNTGSPHYVKYVEDLVTYNVFAEGNGIRNSKNYKEKGINVNFVEKITDDEIFVRTYERGVEDETFSCGTGVTASALTFLQKNNLISVKVKTLGGNLKVYAEKEGNSFQNIWLEGPAKQVFRGKVDLV
- the pnuC gene encoding nicotinamide riboside transporter PnuC; the encoded protein is MNLYDLFVKPYEYYTALQIMLEAMGTFFGILSVYFSIKKNIWVYPTGIISTLIYVYILFNFGLLGDCMINVYYTAMSVYGWILWAKNSDDNIHVQVSWATKKEWIFASILFIVSLLLVTIIYYYKPYIDNHFSMKGANLGLYHLDWANWLDVLTTSIFLVGMWFMAKQRIENWIFWIIGDFICMPMMIFKGLGITSVQYLVFTIMAIIGYVNWKKSFKEKSKIKS
- a CDS encoding APC family permease; amino-acid sequence: MSKIWVKKPMSAYEADIKKSELKRVLGKWSLTAIGIGAIIGGGIFVLTGTGAYYNAGPALALSFVIAGIACVFAALCYAEFASILPVEGSAYAYAYGTVGEIFAWIIGWGLILEYAMGSMTVAVSWSGYFGKLLKMFGLHLPAWLTTDPQTYWAAGNSGFSMNLPAFLIVLFVISILVRGTKGAAKANNFIVILKVSAIIFVIIAGVFFINTANWTPFIPEATTITENGVSHSAYGFGGVVAGASAIFFAYVGFDAVSTQAGEAINPKKDVPFAIITSLIICTLLYILVSLVLTGMMHYTDFNPLGKYPDAIKAPVAYAFDIAGQAWAGYIITIAATIGLISVLMVMIMGQSRIFLGMSKDGLIPATFSKVNPKTGVPTKNLLILGVVISVIASLTPINDLAHMTSFGTLFAFTMVCVAVWVLRVKEPNLQRNFKVPALPLIACLGILINVYLIFNLSREAKMYSFAWLIIGFIIYFLYSKRNSKLQNGGYGETFKAEQEPLEKPNTDL
- a CDS encoding WD40/YVTN/BNR-like repeat-containing protein, with product MKKILPFLLFFLGIFSFSQEVSFETVFNDKISIRAIEIWDNKVWFSGTDSKFGFVDLKNPQDQKQIKLSEGRLQFRTLGQNKNHFYAINIESPALFFEIDKKDLKSKTVFKDTVKTAFYDALHFVNDNLAYSFSDSDANDNLKLAILKNGEWSSFKNDVILNKGEAAFAASNTNIASNKKYLWIATGGKASRIIRLNFKTEKFEIFNTPFIQGESSQGMYSIDFYDDQFGIAVGGDYTKQADNINNIATTGDGGKTWQIQASGANAGYTTCVKIRPGSKGKEIIAVGDQHISYSSDFGKTWKKISDEKNLYVCEWIDSNSIVFAGKDRIAVLKLKF
- the hemN gene encoding oxygen-independent coproporphyrinogen III oxidase, producing MNSLIDKYNIPGPRYTSYPTVPYWDESTFSPEKWKESVVRSFHESNSGEGISIYIHLPFCEALCTFCACHKRITKQHSVETPYLESVLKEWKLYLELFEEKPKLKELHLGGGTPTFFSPKNLKTLLEGIFDTVEIAEHPEFSFEGHPNNTTREHLQTLYDLGFRRVSFGVQDYDPKVQKAINRIQPFEKVKEVTELAREIGYGGISHDLVFGLPHQHWDAMEHTIRKTLELKPDRLAFYSYAHVPWIKGVGQRGFDENDLPSGEEKRRLYEDGKSLLEELGYIEVGMDHFALEHDDLYQSLIQKKLHRNFMGYTSSKTQLMVGLGMSSISDSWYAFAQNVKTVEEYQKIVEEGEIPVVKGHILNHEDLIVRRHILNLMCQLETTWDIQNSFPELENALEMLKEMERDDLVEIHDNQIKITEKGRAFTRNVAMVFDLRMMRNKPETRIFSMTI
- a CDS encoding PQQ-dependent sugar dehydrogenase, producing the protein MKNLLFTVTIFSSLFLNSQSINLEEFATGLTSPVEITNANDTRLFVVQQNGIIKIIQPTGSINTINFLNISTKVLYGGERGLLGLAFHPQYSTNGYFFVYYNNITTGNITVARYTVSSTDPNVADPNSEKILLSIPKPFSNHNGGSIHFAPDGNLWIVTGDGGSAGDPNNNAQNKNSLLGKMLRIDVNSTNAYNIPAGNPFVGVDGADEIWSYGLRNAWKFSFDLTTGNAMIADVGQGQIEEINRNPISQAGINYGWRCYEGNTAYNANGCASASTMTFPIAVYDHSGGKCSITGGYVYRGSLYPTLVGKYFFADYCSDQIGILSSDNSITWTTPYSGSGFASFGQDSQKGLYVAAVNSGKIYKITSTTLSTQENNNISEIKVYPNPASKRVFIEGLKDTKVFVEIISSEGRKVLDQIKINKDNSIDISGIPAGVYYINLKSGELKAYSQKLIIQ